Proteins encoded in a region of the Scomber scombrus chromosome 16, fScoSco1.1, whole genome shotgun sequence genome:
- the si:ch211-10d23.5 gene encoding uncharacterized protein si:ch211-10d23.5 — protein sequence MSQIEELKLFVYGRLQAAASEIFGAIEKTVTEYEERASRLKEDNDRHRSLIDIILKTKLPQKQASPATKSTPAAAGPGGTSDSKVPSKTRVTSYQPNDLQFVFTSRRDFFKFVSNGNCPYCVKGIQATEKHLTRRHYLFAVHYTESGTEKFVVPCMCKDRIKGRSHWHCPYCTKIIFRKCNFEVHLSKQHGYTILQQGLESEMDQPSMSVFEEDIPLSPEPWCQQDVSSLNREDQQASLLLEVKEEQEQEMQRQVSHQEVQYTDQLLRKGKQIQNGNRQMGEQHRAADHEQDSALNIVCVDSFIQDISEINSMESGRRHSLCNSSTEVVETQPDTGVTKIQEPAGEPPPITEGSAVAKDRRSSKTEKGNKDNQVPADKEWDKGAKIVTVKGAEVETGVNVIVDKACIVL from the exons ATGAGCCAAATCGAAGAACTAAAACTGTTTGTCTACGGGCGGCTCCAAGCTGCTGCTTCTGAAATATTTGGTGCTATTGAGAAAACAGTAACGGAATACGAGGAGCGTGCTAGTCGCTTGAAGGAAGACAACGACCGCCACCGTTCACTTATAGATATTATCCTCAAAACCAAGCTACCACAGAAACAAG CAAGTCCGGCTACTAAAAGTACTCCTGCTGCTGCAGGCCCTGGTGGTACATCAGATTCAAAAGTTCCCTCCAAGACTAGAGTAACCTCCTACCAGCCCAATG ACTTGCAGTTTGTATTCACCTCGCGCAGGGACTTTTTCAAGTTTGTTTCCAATGGCAACTGTCCCTACTGCGTCAAGGGAATTCAGGCCACAGAGAAACATTTGACGAGAAGGCATTATCTATTCGCTGTTCATTACACTGAGAGTGGCACTG aaaaatttgttgtACCGTGTATGTGCAAAGACAGGATCAAGGGCAGAAGTCACTGGCACTGCCCATACTGCACAAAGATCATATTTCGGAAATGTAACTTTGAGGTGCACTTATCTAAGCAGCATG GTTATACAATACTGCAACAAGGCCTAGAATCAG AGATGGATCAGCCCTCCATGTCCGTCTTTGAGGAGGACATCCCCTTGAGTCCTGAACCCTGGTGTCAGCAAGACGTCAGCAGTCTGAACCGGGAGGACCAACAGGCCTCGCTGCTGCTTGAAGTTAAAGAAGAACAGGAACAAGAAATGCAGAGACAAG TGAGTCATCAGGAGGTGCAGTACACAGATCAACTGCTAAGGAAAGGCAAACAGATTCAAAATGGTAACCGTCAAATGGGAGAACAACATCGGGCGGCAGATCATGAGCAAGACTCTGCACTCAACATCGTCTGTGTGGACAGTTTTATCCAAGATATCAGTGAAATCAACAGCATGGAAAGTGGCAGGAGACATTCTCTTTGTAATTCTTCAACCGAGGTTGTGGAAACTCAGCCCGATACTGGGGTTACTAAAATACAGGAGCCAGCTGGAGAACCTCCACCAATCACTGAAGGCAGTGCTGTTGCTAAGGACAGAAGAAGCAGCAAGACTGAGAAGGGGAACAAGGACAATCAAG TGCCTGCTGACAAAGAGTGGGACAAAGGGGCAAAAATAGTCACAGTGAAAGGGGCAGAAGTGGAGACTGGAGTGAATGTCATTGTTGACAAGGCTTGCATTGTCCTCTAG
- the LOC133997081 gene encoding serine/threonine-protein phosphatase 6 regulatory ankyrin repeat subunit A: MPSLLRAIFNVDPDEVRSLIFKKEDVNIQDNEKRTPLHAAAYLGDAEIIELLILSGARVNAKDNKWLTPLHRAVASCSEEAVAVLLKHSADVNARDKNWQTPLHVAASNKAVRCAEALVPLLSNVNVSDRAGRTALHHAAFSGHVEMVKLLLSRGANINAFDKKDRRAIHWAAYMGHLEVVKLLVASGAEVDCKDKKAYTPLHAAASSGMSSTVHYLLGLGVHVNEVNAYGNTPLHLACYNGQDVVVSELIEAGANVNQVNERGFSALHFASSSRQGALCQELLLAHGAHINMRSKDGKTPLHMAATHGRFSCSQALIQNGAEIDCEDKSRNTALHIAARYGHELIITALVKHGANTAKRGIHGMFPLHLAALSSFSDCCRKLLSSGFDIDTPDDFGRTCLHAAASGGNLECLNLLLNIGADFNRKDNFGRTPLHYASANCNYQCVFALVGSGASINELDQRGCSPLHYAAAADTDGKCVEYLLRNDADPGVRDKQGNTAVHYSSAYGRTLCLELMASETPLDVLMETSGTDMLSDSDSQAPISPLHLAAYHGHCGALEVLLSSLLDVDVRSPEGRTPLSLACSRGHQECVSLLLHHSASPMTRDYSHKKTAIHAAAMNGHPECLRLLMSNNDQHINVDIKDTNGQTPLMLAVLNGHTECVYSLLSQGASVEAQDRWGRTALHRGAATGQEECVEALLQRGASICVRDIRGRSPLHLASACGRVGPLAALLQTTNSSHTQSHLTDNQGYTPLHWACYNGYDACVEVLLDQEVFKKIKGNSFSPLHCAVMNDNEGVAEMLIDSLGTNIVNTIDTKGRTPLHAAAFSDHVECVSLLLSQGAQANVVDAHAHRTPLMMAALNGQTNAVEVLVSSTKADFTLQDNNRNTALHLACSKGHETSALLILEKISDRNLINCTNTTLRTPLHVAARKGLTVVVQELLRKGASVLAVDENGYTPALACAPNRDVADCLALILNSMMPTSPMVTIATLPALSLTQTVINHHPSSNHISKGVAFDAPPPLRPDHASYCRPERPLSSISGDDELNDSDSETY, translated from the exons atg CCGTCTCTGCTGAGAGCCATCTTCAACGTGGACCCAGATGAAGTTCGCTCCCTCATATTCAAAAAAGAGGATGTCAACATTCAG GATAATGAGAAGCGGACGCCTCTGCATGCTGCAGCCTACCTGGGAGACGCTGAGATCATTGAACTGCTCATCCTCTCAG GAGCCAGAGTTAATGCCAAAGATAACAAGTGGTTGACTCCTCTTCACCGAGCTGTCGCCTCTTGTAGTGAG GAGGCAGTGGCGGTGTTGCTGAAGCACAGCGCAGATGTTAACGCTCGGGACAAGAACTGGCAGACGCCGCTCCACGTAGCAGCTAGTAACAAGGCGGTACGCTGTGCTGAGGCACTGGTCCCGCTGCTCAGCAACGTCAATGTGTCTGACCGGGCAGGACGCACTGCCCTGCACCACGCTGCATTCAGTGGTCATGTAGAG ATGGTGAAGTTGCTGCTGTCCAGAGGAGCCAACATCAATGCATTTGACAAGAAGGACAGGAGAGCCATCCACTGGGCAGCCTACATGG GTCACCTGGAGGTGGTGAAGTTATTGGTGGCCAGTGGTGCAGAGGTGGACTGTAAGGACAAGAAGGCCTATACCCCACTCCATGCAGCCGCCTCCAGTGGCATGAGCAGCACAGTGCACTACCTGCTGGGCCTGGGAGTCCat GTGAACGAGGTGAACGCCTACGGCAACACTCCACTCCATTTAGCCTGTTACAATGGACAGGATGTAGTGGTCAGTGAGCTGATCGAGGCCGGGGCCAACGTCAaccag GTGAACGAGAGGGGGTTCTCTGCTCTCCACTTTGCTTCTTCCTCACGCCAGGGAGCACTGTGCCAGGAGCTGCTGTTGGCACACGGAGCTCACATCAACATGCGG AGTAAGGATGGTAAGACTCCCCTCCACATGGCAGCTACCCATGGCAGGTTCTCCTGCTCGCAGGCGCTCATTCAAAATG gagctGAGATTGACTGTGAGGACAAGAGCAGAAACACTGCCCTTCACATCGCTGCTCGCTACGGCCATGAGCTCATCATCACAGCACTCGTCAAACACGGAGCCAACACTGCCAA GAGAGGCATTCATGGGATGTTCCCGCTACACCTGGCAGCTCTCAGCAGCTTCTCAGATTGCTGCAGGAAGCTGCTGTCCTCAG GATTTGACATAGACACCCCTGACGACTTTGGAAGGACCTGTCTACATGCTGCTGCATCTGGAGG GAACCTGGAGTGTCTGAACCTGCTGTTAAACATAGGAGCAGACTTTAACAGGAAAGACAACTTTGGAAG GACTCCACTACACTATGCATCAGCTAACTGTAActaccagtgtgtgtttgccttgGTGGGCTCCGGGGCAAGCATCAATGAGCTGGACCAGAGAGGCTGCAGCCCTCTTCATTatgctgctgcagctgacaCGGATGGAAA ATGTGTAGAATACCTGCTGAGGAACGACGCTGATCCAGGAGTGAGGGACAAGCAGGGCAACACTGCGGTGCATTATTCTTCTGCTTACGGACGCACACTCTGCCTGGAACTG atGGCGAGTGAAACACCTCTTGATGTG CTAATGGAGACATCAGGAACAGACATGCTGAGCGATTCAGACAGTCAGGCTCCCATCAGCCCACTCCACCTGGCG GCTTACCATGGACACTGTGGAGCATTAGAggtcctcctgtcctccctgcTTGATGTGGACGTTCGCAGCCCAGAGGGCCGGACACCCCTCAGCTTGGCTTGCTCGAGGGGTCATCAGGAGTGTGTCTCCCTGCTGCTGCACCACAGCGCCTCACCTATGACCCGTGACTATTCACACAAAAAGACGGCTATACATGCTGCAG CTATGAATGGCCACCCAGAGTGCCTGCGCCTGCTCATGAGCAACAACGACCAACACATTAATGTGGACATAAAGGACACCAACGGACA GACACCACTGATGTTGGCAGTGCTAAATGGACACACAGAGTGTGTGTACTCCCTGCTCAGTCAAGGAGCCAGTGTGGAGGCTCAGGACCGCTGGGGCAGGACAGCCCTACACAGAGGG GCGGCGACAGGGCAGGAAGAGTGTGTAGAGGCCCTTCTCCAGCGGGGTGCCAGTATATGTGTGAGGGACATTCGGGGCCGCTCACCTCTTCACCTGGCATCTGCTTGCGGCCGGGTCGGTCCCCTGGCTGCCCTGCTGCAGACTACCAACTCCTCACACACTCAATCACACCTCACTGACAACCAGGGCTACACTCCACTGCACTGGGCCTGTTACAACG gATATGATGCGTGTGTGGAGGTGTTGTTAGACCAGGAGGTTTTCAAGAAGATTAAGGGCAACTCATTCAGCCCATTGCACTGTGCTGT tatGAACGATAACGAGGGAGTGGCCGAGATGTTAATTGACTCCCTGGGCACCAACATCGTCAACACCATTGACACTAAGGGCAG GACCCCCCTTCACGCCGCAGCTTTTTCTGACCATGTCGAGTGCGTCTCCCTGCTGCTGAGCCAAGGAGCTCAAGCCAATGTAGTGGACGCGCACGCGCACAGGACACCCCTGATGATGGCTGCTCTCAATGGACAGACCAACGCTGTGG AGGTGTTGGTGAGCAGCACCAAAGCAGACTTTACACTACAGGATAACAACAGGAACACAGCCTTACATCTGGCTTGCAgcaag GGTCATGAGACGAGTGCCTTGTTGATTCTAGAGAAGATCAGCGATAGGAACCTCATCAACTGCACCAACACTACTCTCCGGAC GCCCCTGCATGTCGCAGCCAGAAAGGGCTTGACAGTGGTTGTCCAGGAACTTCTGAGGAAAGGAGCCAGCGTGTTAGCAGTGGATGAGAATG GTTACACTCCAGCTCTAGCCTGCGCTCCCAACCGTGACGTTGCTGACTGCCTGGCCCTCATTCTCAACTCCATGATGCCCACCTCACCTATGGTCACCATAGCAACTTTGCCCGCGCTCTCTCTTACTCAAACAGTCATCAACCACCACCCCTCCTCCAACCACATCTCCAAAGGCGTGGCCTTTGACGCCCCGCCTCCTCTGAGGCCTGATCACGCATCCTACTGCAGGCCGGAGCGCCCGCTGTCCTCCATCTCTGGTGATGACGAACTGAATGACTCAGATTCAGAGACATACTGA
- the btd gene encoding biotinidase, protein MVESMFFVFAVCLSFCVVGQTESNNVDSSYVAAVYEHRVILNPEPHVPISRPAALQHMHKNLDVYQEQAALAAQQGAQILVFPEDGLQGFNFTRRSISSYLETIPDPQQESWNPCTEPGRYNNTEVLQRLSCMARRYSLYLVANMADLQPCPLKTDPSSSCPSDGHWQFNTNVAFSSDGLLVARYHKHNLYFEEAFDSPPQPEIITFDTPFAGRFGLITCFDILFHKPTVNLLERGVRQMIFPTAWMNQLPLLDTIQFQQAFSLGANVTLLAANIRDDRLIMTGSGIYTPFSAISHHAQRGDPEEGRLLVARVPVLDPLGVGQTMATEEGEVRSESTSSTAADTGFCHQDSCFDDSPSPPVPPFSTFTSSMMYDPFKFVLLNDTESELNVCDGAFCCRLQYQCFKSSEELYALGAFAGTHTVNGRYAVQVCAVVRCAGLETSSCGQEVEDAETKMDFLLEGKFNTKYVYPSVLASHLVLEHPQHLEKTANGRVTMKHSNMTAGLVTACLYSRMYHLDNE, encoded by the exons ATGGTAGAAAGCATGTTTTTCGTCTTTGCCGTTTGTCTCAGTTTCTGTGTCGTTGGTCAAACTGAGTCCAACAATGTGGACTCCTCGTACGTTGCTGCCGTGTACGAGCATCGCGTAATCCTGAACCCGGAGCCTCATGTTCCCATATCCCGCCCCGCTGCCCTCCAGCACATGCACAAGAACCTGGATGTCTACCAAGAGCAGGCTGCCCTGGCGGCCCAGCAG ggTGCCCAGATCCTGGTGTTTCCAGAGGATGGTCTTCAGGGTTTCAACTTCACCCGTAGGTCCATCTCTAGCTACTTAGAAACCATCCCTGACCCTCAGCAGGAGAGCTGGAACCCCTGCACAGAGCCGGGCAGATACAACAATACCGAG GTTCTCCAGCGGTTGAGCTGCATGGCTCGTCGTTACAGCCTCTACCTGGTGGCCAACATGGCCGACCTGCAGCCCTGCCCCCTGAAGACcgacccctcctcctcctgtccctctGATGGTCACTGGCAGTTCAACACCAACGTGGCTTTCAG TTCAGATGGACTGTTGGTGGCACGCTATCATAAACACAACCTCTACTTCGAGGAGGCCTTTGACAGTCCGCCACAACctgaaatcatcacatttgatacACCTTTCGCTGGGAGGTTTGGCCTTATCACCTGCTTCGACATCCTGTTCCACAAGCCCACTGTTAACCTGCTGGAGAGG GGTGTGCGTCAGATGATCTTCCCCACAGCCTGGATGAACcagctccctctgctggacaCAATCCAGTTCCAGCAGGCATTCAGCCTGGGTGCCAACGTCACCCTACTTGCAGCCAACATTCGTGACGACCGACTGATCATGACAGGAAGCGGCATCTACACTCCTTTTTCTGCCATCTCCCACCACGCCCAGAGAGGAGACCCAGAGGAGGGCAGGCTGCTGGTAGCCAGGGTGCCAGTCTTAGACCCACTGGGGGTGGGGCAGACCATGGCCACAGAGGAGGGGGAAGTTAGGAGTGAGTCCACATCATCTACAGCTGCAGACACTGGATTTTGCCACCAGGACAGCTGTTTTGATgattctccttctcctccagtCCCTCCCTTCTCCACCTTTACCTCATCCATGATGTACGACCCTTTTAAATTCGTCCTCCTAAACGACACAGAGAGCgaactgaatgtgtgtgatgGTGCTTTCTGCTGTCGCTTGCAGTACCAGTGTTTTAAGAGCAGCGAAGAGCTCTACGCATTGGGAGCATTTGCTGGAACACACACCGTCAACGGGCGTTACGCTGTACAA gtgtgtgcaGTAGTCCGCTgtgcagggttggagaccagtTCCTGTGGACAGGAAGTGGAAGATGCAGAGACTAAAATGGACTTCCTCTTGGAGGGGAAGTTTAATACTAAATATGTGTACCCGTCAGTTTTGGCTAGCCATCTGGTGCTGGAGCATCCACAACATCTGGAGAAAACTGCAAATGGTCGGGTGACTatgaaacattcaaacatgacaGCTGGCCTGGTCACTGCCTGTCTGTACAGCCGCATGTATCATCTGGACAATGAGTGA